The DNA segment GCCCCAACGCCCGGAGGAAGGTAATGGAAAGCATTGCCCCCGTCGTGGTGATGGTGGGTAAGGCCGAGAGCGACCTGAGAGAGAAGGTCAAACGAGCTATCGGCGTTGATCTGTACAAAACTAATTGAGGGGTATGACATGGGAAAGGAAGGCGTGATCTATAGAGTTGCAGGGCCTGTCGTTACGGCGGTCGGCATTTCGCCTAGAATGTATGACGTTATCCTGGTGGGCAAGGAGCAGCTCATGGGAGAGGTCATCAAGATCGTGGGCGATAAGACCGTCATTCAGGTGTATGAGGATACCTCAGGCGTGCGACCGGGAGAGAAGGTCGTCGATACTGGACAGCCCCTCGTAGCAGAGCTGGGCCCTGGTCTCCTGGGAAGCGTGTATGATGGTATCCAGAGACCGTTGCCGGTCTTGATGGAAAAGATGGGCAATTTCATTGAGAGAGGAGTTACGGCTCCTGGACTGGACCACAGTACCAAGTGGCCCTTCACCCCCGTGGTGAAGCAGGGCGACAAGGTGGAGGCGGGACAGACCATCGGAACCGTACCGGAAAGGGCCATCACCCACAAGGTCATGGTACCCCCGGGCATCAATGGTCAAGTTGACATGATCAAACAGGGCGACTTCACTGTGGACGACATCGTGGCCGTCATCGACGGCAAAGAGGTCCGCATGATGCAGAAGTGGCCCGTAAGGCGCGGTCGGCCGTTCGGAAAGAAGATGGCCCCCGACGAGCCGCTCATCACCGGACAGAGGGTGCTGGACACGTTGTTCCCTCTGACCAAGGGGGGCACTGGCGCCATCCCGGGCGGTTTCGGTACCGGCAAGACCGTTACCCAGCAGCAGCTGGCTAAATGGTCCGATGCCGAAATAGTGGTCTACATCGGTTGCGGCGAACGCGGCAACGAGATGACCGAGGTGCTGACCTCCTTCCCAGAACTGGTGGATCCCAAGTCCGGCAAGCCGCTGATGAACAGGACCGTGCTCATCGCCAACACCTCGAACATGCCCGTGGCTGCTCGTGAAGCAAGCGTCTACACCGGTATGACCATCGCCGAATACTTCCGTGATATGGGTCTTAACGTCTCATTGATGGCCGACTCGACCTCCAGATGGGCAGAGGCCATGAGGGAGATATCCTCTCGTCTGGAAGAAATGCCAGGTGAGGAAGGATACCCCGCTTACCTGTCCGCTAGGCTTTCCGAGTTCTACGAGAGGGCCGGCAAGGTCGTCACCCTATCCGGTGGCAACGGGTCCATCTCCGTGGTCGG comes from the Methanomassiliicoccales archaeon genome and includes:
- a CDS encoding V-type ATP synthase subunit A, with amino-acid sequence MGKEGVIYRVAGPVVTAVGISPRMYDVILVGKEQLMGEVIKIVGDKTVIQVYEDTSGVRPGEKVVDTGQPLVAELGPGLLGSVYDGIQRPLPVLMEKMGNFIERGVTAPGLDHSTKWPFTPVVKQGDKVEAGQTIGTVPERAITHKVMVPPGINGQVDMIKQGDFTVDDIVAVIDGKEVRMMQKWPVRRGRPFGKKMAPDEPLITGQRVLDTLFPLTKGGTGAIPGGFGTGKTVTQQQLAKWSDAEIVVYIGCGERGNEMTEVLTSFPELVDPKSGKPLMNRTVLIANTSNMPVAAREASVYTGMTIAEYFRDMGLNVSLMADSTSRWAEAMREISSRLEEMPGEEGYPAYLSARLSEFYERAGKVVTLSGGNGSISVVGAVSPPGGDLSEPITQNTLRIVRVFWALDTKLRERRHFPAINWLTSYSLYSGQLDGWYKKNVAEDFPELRNWAIELLQKEAELQEIVQLVGSDALPEEQKLTLEITRMIREIFLQQNAYHPVDTYSPMARQYTYLKLINRFSINANKAVENEVPVEDIANMAIRNRMAKSKFEDNIDDELKAIAETMDKEFEALGGK